The segment TGGCGGTGTGGGGGCTTCCGCTGGAGAAGGTGATTGGCAAGACGTGCCGCGAGCTGGGGTACGAGCAGTGGCACCACGACATGCACATGCGCGAGATCGCGCAGGTGATCGAAACGCGGGCGCCGATCAAGGGCGAGGTGCCGTTCAAGTCGCCTCGTACGGGCATCTACGGGGTGTACGAGTACATCTTCACACCGGTGCTGGACGGCACGGGGGAGGTCGAGCTGATCGCGGGGACGACGCGCGACGTGACCGACCGTAAGCAGGCTCAGGAGCAGCACAAGGGCGACCGCGAGAAGCTGCAGGTGGCCCTTAACGCGGCCGAGCTGGGGACATGGACGTACCGGTTCGCGGACAACTACTGGGAGCTGGATGAGCGCGGGGCGGAGCTGTACAACACGGGCGGCACGGCCGTTATCCATGATGAGGCGATGATGCGCCGCATCATGCACCCGGACGACATCGCGCTGATGTGGGAGCGGGTGCAGAAGGCGTGCGACCCCAAGGGGGACGGGCGGTACCTGATCGAGTACCGCATCCGCAAGCCCGACGGGAGCTACCGCTGGCTGGTGGCATGGGCGTCGACGGAGTTCGTGGAGGAGAAGGGCGAGCGGAAGCCGGTGCGGCTGGTGGGGGCGAGCCGGGACATCACGGCGCGCAAGGAGGGTGAGGAAGCGCGGCGGCAGAGCGAGGAGCGGTTCCGCGGGATGCTCGACCAGTCCGTGGCGGGCGTTGCCGAGGTGGAGGTCAGCGGGCGGTTCACGATGGTGAACGACCGCTACGCGGCGATCGTGGGCTACTCGCGGCAGGAACTGCTGCAGAAGACGATGCAGGACCTCACTCACCCCGAGGACCTTGCCCGGAACATGGAGAAGTTCGATGCGCTCGCGGCGACCGGGCGCGCATTCGAGATCGAGAAGCGCTACATCCGCAAGGACGGGCGCGAGGTGTGGGTGCACAACAGCGTGTTCGGCCGGCGCGGGCCGGATGGCAAGGTCGACCACATCGTGGCCGTGTGCGTGGACATGACGGAGCGCCGCCGCGCCGAGCAGGAGCTGGAGCGTCACCGCTTGCACCTGGAGGCCATGGTGGAGGAGCGGTCGCGGCAGCTGCAGGAGTCGTCCAAGCGGCTGCGGGACAGCGAGCGGCTGGCCAGCCTGGGGACGCTCACGGCGGGGCTGGGGCACGACCTGCACAACGCGCTGCTGCCGCTGCGGGTGCACCTGCAGGAGCTCTCCGAGGCTGCCAAGCGTGACCGGTCCATCGCGGACAACGTCGCGGCGGTGGAGGCCATGGCGCTGTACCTCTCCAGCCTCTCGCGGGGCATGCAGATGCTGGCCCGCGACCCCGAGCAG is part of the Phycisphaerales bacterium genome and harbors:
- a CDS encoding PAS domain S-box protein; this encodes MQTHATQDQHHRCRLLEAITATTPDFLYVFDREGRFQYANPRLLAVWGLPLEKVIGKTCRELGYEQWHHDMHMREIAQVIETRAPIKGEVPFKSPRTGIYGVYEYIFTPVLDGTGEVELIAGTTRDVTDRKQAQEQHKGDREKLQVALNAAELGTWTYRFADNYWELDERGAELYNTGGTAVIHDEAMMRRIMHPDDIALMWERVQKACDPKGDGRYLIEYRIRKPDGSYRWLVAWASTEFVEEKGERKPVRLVGASRDITARKEGEEARRQSEERFRGMLDQSVAGVAEVEVSGRFTMVNDRYAAIVGYSRQELLQKTMQDLTHPEDLARNMEKFDALAATGRAFEIEKRYIRKDGREVWVHNSVFGRRGPDGKVDHIVAVCVDMTERRRAEQELERHRLHLEAMVEERSRQLQESSKRLRDSERLASLGTLTAGLGHDLHNALLPLRVHLQELSEAAKRDRSIADNVAAVEAMALYLSSLSRGMQMLARDPEQSSGEGVTDLEEWCQSAHRVLASIAGRTIEFSCEVENGTPAAAIADHRLTQAVFNLVQNARDAILQQRGEERGGEVRVRAKTSSAGWVEITVSDNGPGMDEATRRRCMEPFFTTKVRGALTGDGGTGMGLALVNGIVTGAGGRVELQTAPGRGTMFRLLLPAAVQPLEMEPLRAIKADLTIKDRRRAAAVRALLNTSGWSVRAGTGTPGDDAMLWVTEPESASADQVHQFIEGHPMRRVLLITDDGVAYRRERVQCCDGARNFSTLRQVIEGLTAEVSAS